DNA from Candidatus Thermoplasmatota archaeon:
CGAGCGGTTCTCGAGCCCGACAATGGCCACCTTCAGGTCGGCTATGGCTATTGCGAGATCTGGGCGAGGAGGTTTGGCATCGACCTTCGGAGCTCGCGAACGGTCCAGCCGCAGCAGGTCCAGGAATAGGTGGTTCGCCTCAGGGTACGACGGATGCTCCAGGTGAGGGCCGAACAGCAGCAGCTCGCCGTCCCCATGAAGGCACCGGATGGCTGCGGGATGACCGAGAACGATCTCTTTCGCGAATCGTTCTCCGAACTGGAACTCCGTGTTGGGCGTGAAATCGCGGCACCTAAGGATGACACTGTCCTTATCGGGTTCTTTGAAGATAGGGCCTCCATAGATCGGCGCCTTGAGCACGGAACCATCTTGATCAAGATCGATCTCTCCCCTTACCGGATGGACGATGGCGCATCTTCCATACTTGACAGCTACCCTGGGCGGAATGCCTTCCAAGGGAGAGATCATGCAGTCTATGTTCTCGACCCTTGTCGTCGAGATGTTGAACTGGGAGAAGGGGTCGATGGAGGAAGGCAGGGGAAGATACGCCCCTGCGCACACGCCAACATAAGTGCCACCTCGGGAGATGTACTCCTCGAGCTTCACAAACCCCTGACCACTAAGAGAAGAGCCGATCTCGAACCCGTCCCCTCCAGAGATGATGGCAACCGCTGGTCGACCCGGCAGGGAATCGATGAATTCAGTCGAATCAAGGAACCGAACGTTGATAACCCCCTTGGATTCGAACAGGTCCGCCAACCATGTCCATGAATGGGAGGACCCGGCCCCGGCGTAGACAATCACATTTCCTGGACTCATGCTCCTCTGATGGGTGACGGGCGAGGACGGCAATAAACCCGATGACGGACATCTGGCTCGTCCGAGGGCTTACAGAAAGTGTTATACACGGGCTCCTCTTATCTCGCGGCACAAGGGCCCATGGTCTAGCGGTTATGACGTCTGCTTGACATGCAGAAGTTCACCGGTTCGAATCCGGTTGGGCCCACTTTCTTTCTTGTCACTTGCTACTTTTCGATCAGAGGATTGTTACGCTGAAATCGACTTCTCCTCTTTTTCACTTTGAGCCTTTGCGAATGCGATTCCTAAGTGCTTCGGCCACGAGGATCTTGTAGCAATGTGTGCCGAGAAATGACCTGCGAAGACGTTTCAGCCGAGAGCATAGCTACATGTCCATCGAGAGATGTAACGGACATCTGAACCAACCTTGCGCTGATGTTTGTGTCGCCGGTTTTTCACCGACTCCATACAATCAGCCTGCTCTGTGCCGCGATTGGATTTCTTGAGCTCGAATTCGCGTGCACTTGCCAGACTCGTCACGAGGCTTCTCTGAGCTCGAGCCTTTTCCTCTTGTCTATCGCCTTCTCAGTTCTGAAACTGAGGACAGTCGCAATGATTGTCGTGCCAAGAATGACAATGAGAGTGGTGTTGAGGAACAATGCCGTCAAATCGAGGTCCTGCGGCAAATCAGGCGCGCCTACCAACAAGGCCGCGGCTCCCGTGGCTAGTACTGCAGCTGCCAATCCTCGAGGCATCAGAGCGAACAACGCAGACGAGTCCTCCTTAGGAAGAATGCCTATCCTGCTCGTGGCAGAAGATGTGATCCACCGAACTGCCACGATTACACACAACATCGCGATACCGACAGTGAGCTGCAGTCCGTCTATGGATCCGAATTCGAAAAGCAAACCCATGTAGACGAAGAAGAAGGTCCGTATGAAGAAGGTAATTTCTGCGTGGAAACGCTGAATCCTGTCGTCATAGCCACCTGAAAGGTACACAGAAGAGATTTGTCTTTTCACGAAACCGCGGTTCCCTATTGACAGGCCAAGAGCCAAGGCTGCAATCGCGCCCGAGCTACCGACTAGTTCAACCGCGCCTGCAACAAGGAACAGCACGGCGATTGTCAACATGTAGGCAAGAGGTTGCCTTTGAAGTAGCTGAAGAGCATATAGCCAGAGCACTCCAACTCCGAAGCCTATCAGCGCCCCACCCAAGAAGTCGAATGCAAGATCTCCAGCAAGGTTCATTGCGTCGAACTCGCCAACTCTCACAATCGTGAGCAGGGTAATTGCGGCGAGAATGACCAAGACATCTGTGAGAGCCGACTCAACTACTAGAATGGATCTTGTTGAGGGCTTGATCCTCAGTCTGCACGCAATGGGAATCACTATCGCGCCACTTGTTCCTCCGACTATCGCTCCCAGGCTCAGGGCAATGTAGATGCTCCCGCCAATCGCAATGTAGATTACGGCTGCGACTGCCATCGCTGTAAGCAGAAACGTTACGACTGCCATGAAGAGCGATAGCCTCATCGACTCGAACACGGCCCTTATGTCCAAGGTCAAGCCTCCATCGAAAAGAATCATTACGAGCGCCACGGAGAGGAACAGATCCCTGTAATTGTTGAATTCATCTAGAGTCTCAGTCGTAAGAAGGTGGAGCCTACCTCCAAGAATGGTCGGTCCGAGCAGGATTCCGACAAAGACAAGCAAGAGCACGTCAGGTACCTTGTATCTCTTGAATATCAAGTTGCCAAAAAATCCGATGAACACAACCGCGCCGATGGCCAGGAACGCGACTATCGTGTTGTCATCCATTTTCCGCACCGTTCTTTTTCAATCCACTTGTTCATGGACAGCTCAGGACTGACCACGCGGTGTCCTCCTATCCGCGCAGTCGTTCGACTACAGCATCTTGTTCTGCTCCCTGTCGGGGCTCCACAGGACAGGCTTCTTCTGATGTGGGAGTCCCTCTCATTGACCTCCTGAGCAGAAACGGCGTGAACACAGCCGTCAGAAGCCCCATCAGTATGATCACGGAATAAATCTCCTTGGAGATAATCCCGATTGTCAGGCCGTACAGTCCAATGATCATTGCCACCTCCAATCTTGGCGACATTCCAATACCTATCGAGATGGAGTCTCGTTTTGATAATCCAAGCAGGCGTGCAGGAATGCTACAACCTGCGATTTTCGAAAGAAACGCCACGACCGTCAGCAATGCTGCGAACAGCCAGGCGGTTCCCGATATCTCTCCAAGGTCAACAAGAACCCCAAGGGACACGAAGAATATCGGTGCAAAGACCATCTCCAGGACTGAGAGCTGTCTCTTGTAGCTCGACCTGAACTCACAGCGTGCAAAACTAGTCCCTGCGACAAAGGCTCCTATGATTGCGGAAATGCCTATGGCTTCAGATACGACAGAGTAGACGAAGGCAATGCACAACGCCAACAGAAACCCGCTCTCCTCTATACCTCTCTCCAGGCCTCGCTTCTGGACAGCAGCAATTCCCTTCGCGATATACTTGGAGCCGATATAGGCTCCCAAGCCGACAAACGCTACTGAAGCGAACACAAGAAGAAACAGTTCCCAGAGGTCGATGCCCGCCCCTGTTGCGGTTCCCTCCGAAACCCCGAGCACGACCATCCCGAGCACATCGTCGACCACCGCAGCACCAAGGAGGATCTTCGCGGTATCGGATCCGATGACTTTCATCTCGCGAAGAACCCCGGCAGTGATTGCCACGCTCGTTGCCACCAGGGCGGCGCCTATGAAAACGGATTGTGAGAACTTGTCGTAACCGATGCCCGGTTCGGGGAGCATCAATTCTGCCAGACCGAAGCCGCAGACCCACGGGACGATGACGCCACCAAGCGCAATGGTCATAGAGCGCTTTGTATAGATCTCCTTGATATCACATTCGAGGCCAATCATGAACAGAAGCAAGATGGCGCCAAGATTCGCCAATTGCTCCACCAGATTTCCAGTTTCTGTCCCACCAACCGAGATCACGCCCAAAACACTCGGTCCAATCACAATACCAATCACTAGTTGTCCGATGATCTTCGGCTGCCTGAACCTTGCGAACAGGAAGCTTGAAGCTATGGCCACAGAGAGCAGAAGTGACAACTGCAGCCACAGATTGTCTACTATTGCGCTCCAGATGCCCTCGAGCATGATCTAACCTTCTTGTCATGGCGGTGCGTTCTTCTGATGTCCTTCGAACGTGGTACTCCCAGTATTGGTCCTCTCGCTCAGCCACGCCTCTGACGTTTCATTACTTCGCTTCCGAGGAGAAGGATCTCAAAGCCGTTGAGCTCCCCGACGAGCGTGTTATGCTCATCAATGACAGGCAGGTCTTCAAGGCCGTGCTTCTTCATCTTCTCCAACGCCGCCAGCAGCCTGTCGTCCTCGGTGACTGTCACAGGCTTCGTCATGTATTCCTCGACCGAGAAAGGGAGGGGGATTCGCTTGGACCGCGGCTGCTGCCGCCCTTTCTCGAAAAGCGATAGTGAACCCTGGATTGCAGCCAGCATTTCTGTGAGTCCTATCATTCCGATGAGCCTTCTCTTGTCGTCAACGACATACGCACTCCTTGTCCTTGGGTCGGCCAACACTCTGTCGACGACCTCGTGCAGGCGCATGCCCTTCGTGACCACGATGGGGTTGGTCACGACAAGCCTGTATGCATCCCTCACGAATCTAAATGAGAGTTCGTCGGCCATCCGTTCAAACATACCAACGCTCAACTCCCTCTCCACCAGATTGAGCACACTCTTTCCAAATGAGGTTAAGCCGAACTTCTTCCATGTCCTCCGCCCAGGTTCCAATTGAGAAACGACTCTCCTCTCATCCAGTTCCTTCAATGCGGTGCCGACGTTCTGAATCGAGCGACCTGTGTCACGTGCGATTTCGGAGGCGCCGAGGTACTGGTTGTGGGCGTAACATCTGAAAGTGACAAGCCTTCGATCTGACATGATTATCCATCTTGCAGTGTCCTTTGCAGCGTCCTTCATCCTCTGCTCCATATTCTCACGATTCTCTATCTCGAATTTCTCTCAGACATTCGGTCTGTCGTGATAATTACGGCCAAGGATTTAATAGTTATTCATCATTATTCACAGATAGTCATAGGGATGCAAGGGCTCTCAACCCCCAATTTTGGCCCCACTACACTTCCCACGACTTTCCCCGAGAGTGCTCCGATGCCGTACAAGAAAAGAAAGAGAGAGAGGAAGCCAACTTTCGCAGTCCTAGGAGCGGGTCACGGAGGCTTGGCGATGGCAGGCCATCTAGCGCTTCTTGGATTCCGCACGCGGCTCTGGAACCGATCGCGGGAGAGAACAGACCATGTCTCAGACCGCGGAGGAATAGAGCTGGAGGGCGTGATAGAAGGTTTCGGACAGGTGGAGCTGGCCACGGACGACATTGGTGCCGCAATCGATGGAGCGGATGTGATTATGGTGGTGGTCCCTGCAACGGGGCACAGAGACATAGCCAAGCTGTGCGCGCCGCATCTTAGCCGCAACCAAGTCGTAGTCCTGAATCCAGGAAGGACTTTCGGAGCGCTCGAGTTCCTTAAGGTGCTCAACGAAGAGGAAGCCTCAGCCACTCCCACATTGGCGGAGGCCCAGACTTTCATCTATGTGTCTCGCCACACGGATTTCGCGCACGCGCGGATAATGCAGATCAAGAACTCCGTCCCTCTGGCGGCAATCCCCGCGCACAAGACGCCGGAAGTTCTGGACATCGTCCGAAAGGCCCTTCCCGAATTCGTAGCAGCAACAAACGTCCTAGAGACGAGCCTCGACAACATAGGAGCTATCTTCCATCCGACCCTCACGATCCTCAATGCATCCAGAATAGAATCCACTCACGGCGACTTCGAGTACTATCTTGAGGGTGTCTCCCCTTCGACGGCGAGAATCGTCGAAGCCGCGGACATGGAGCGCGTGGCATTGGGGACAGCTCTTGGCGTGCACCTCCACACAGCTAGGGAATGGCTCTATCTGGCCTATGCTTCTGCTGGTAGGACGCTTCATGATGCTATCCAGGCCACCCCAGGCTACAAGGGGGTCAGAGCTCCATCGACGCTGACCCACAGGTACATCCTCGAGGATGTCCCGATGAGCCTCGTGCCGATGGTCTCAGTTGGCAAGTTGCTCGGGGTGAAGACCCCCACGCTCAACGCACTCATTCATATGGCTTCTCTGATTCACGCTCGCGATTTCTGGGCCGAGGGCAGGACTGTCCAGAAGCTAGGTCTTGCCGGGATGTCAGTTGAGGATATCCGAATGCTTGCCGTCAGAGGAGTATCAAAATGAGAATCCTGGCAGCTTCCATAGGCAATTGCGTCCACACCGCTGGCATTCAGGCCTTCCTGGAAATAGCCCGCACTCTCGGACACGATACTGTATTCCTCGGTCCAGCGGTCCCCGTAGATAGGCTTGCTGAAGCCATTGTCGAGCACAAGCCCGATGCCGTGGCCGTGAGTTACAGGCTGACCCCCGAAAGCGCAAAGGTGATTTTCGACGAGCTGCAATCTGAGATCACCAGGAGCCCGGACATAAAGAAAAACAGGAAGTTCTTCTTCGGTGGGACGCCTCCAGTAGCGGCCCTCGCCGTCAAGACAGGCATGTTCGATACATGCTTCGACGGCAGCGAACCGGAGAAAGCCGTTGTGGCACTTCTCCAAGGGACCCCCCTGGTAAAGAGTGCATCCGAGTACGCCTCGGACCTTGTTACTAGGGTTCAGAGCTCTCAACCGCTGCCCCTTGTTCGACATCATTTCGGGCTTCCATCGATGAAGGACACGATTGAAGGCGCCAGGAAGATCGCTGAGAGCGGCCTGTTGGATATCCTCTCGATAGCACCGGATCAGAGCGCACAAGAATCCTTCTTCAGGCCTCGGGAGATGGACTCGCGCCTCGATGGTGCCGGAGGCGTCCCTCTGAGAAGCCCCGCCGACCTCCAAGCGCTATACGAGGCGACAAGAACAGGCAGCTACCCCCTGCTCAGGTGCTACAGTGGCACAAGAGATCTCATCAGATGGGCCGAGATGCTGAAGGACACCATCAACACAGCATGGGGTGCGGTCCCTCTCACCTGGTACAGCGAGCTCGACGGCCGCTCCAAAAGGACTCTGAGGGATGCGATTGCAGAGAACCAGCAGGCCATGAAATGGTATGCTGAGCACGGGATTCCCGTGGAGGTCAACGAATCCCATCAATGGGCCCTGAGGCGTTCAGGCGACGTCGTGGAACTCGCGACAGCATACCTCGCGGCGCACAACGCGAAAGCTCTCGGCGTCAGAGACTACGTTTGTCAGTTCATGTTCGACACTCCAAAAGGCATCTCGCCCGCAATGGACATCGCGAAGATGCTCGCCAAGCTCGAGCTCGTAGAGTCCATCAAGAACGGCGAGTTCAGGGTAATCAGGATGGTCAGATCTGGTCTGACCTCGTTCTCCTCGTCGGCCAATGTCGCGAAGGGGCAGCTGGCGGCTTCCGTATACGCCGCCATGCCCCTGAACCCTCACATCGTCCACGTTGTGGGCTACAGTGAGGGGGATCATGTGTCCACGGCAGAAGAGGTGATCGAAAGCTGCGAGATCGCCCAGGGAGCAATCATGAAGGCTCTTCTCGGTGGGGTGAGACCGGAGACCGATCCAAAGGTCATGGTCAGAAAGGCAAGCCTCATCGAAGAGACTCGGTACCTGCTTGATGCGATCAAACGCCTGAAGAGAACCAACTCACATGATCCGCTCACATCCCCGGAGACGATAGCCGAGGCGATCAGGGAAGGATTACTCGATGCATCGGATCTTCGCGGGAGCGGAGTGGCCCGGGGAAAGATAGTGACATCCATCGTCGATGGAGCCTCCGTGGCGATCGGTTCCAACACTGGAAAGCCAATCACGGAGAAGGAGCGCATCCAGGAACTTGCAGTATGCGAACACGACCTTGATCTCGCCGAGATTTGATTCATTTGGTGAATGGAAATGGAAGGGATTGCAGGCACATTCGGAATGAGAGACAAACACCTCGTGAGAATGATGCTGGAGAAGCTCGAGCACAGGGGACCCGACGCATCAGCAGTGTATGCTGACGATGCTCTCGTTCTCGGGGCCAGAAGGTCGAGACGAAGCCCCGTCGAAAAGACCGCAGCGATTGCACAGGAGGATGGAGTTGCTGTCGCATGCGATTCATACATCTTCAACAAAGAGTTGTTGCGAAAAACAATTGCCCCGAACTGTGACGGAAGTGTCTCAGACGCACAGCTCGTGCTCAACATGTATAGAACGATGGGCACTCCCATCTTCCGTTACATTGATGGGGCATATGCCATAGTCATCGTTGACTGTGGCAAGACCATTGTTGCAAGGGACAACTATGGTCTTAAACCTCTCTATTTCTCGGGAGACGCGAGCAGGGGCGTATACTCTTCCGAGATCAAGTCCCAGCAACTCGCAAAAGAGAGATTCACCCCCTTCCCGCCCGGAAAGATGTTTGTCTCCGGGGACGGTTTCAGAAGAACCGTGAGGCAAGGAATCCCTTGGGCCAAAAATCTCAACCCCAAGCGTCCCGTGGATAGAGTCCGTCAGCTCATAATGGAGAGTGTGTTGGGCTGTGTCGAAGATTCCAG
Protein-coding regions in this window:
- a CDS encoding cation:proton antiporter, which encodes MDDNTIVAFLAIGAVVFIGFFGNLIFKRYKVPDVLLLVFVGILLGPTILGGRLHLLTTETLDEFNNYRDLFLSVALVMILFDGGLTLDIRAVFESMRLSLFMAVVTFLLTAMAVAAVIYIAIGGSIYIALSLGAIVGGTSGAIVIPIACRLRIKPSTRSILVVESALTDVLVILAAITLLTIVRVGEFDAMNLAGDLAFDFLGGALIGFGVGVLWLYALQLLQRQPLAYMLTIAVLFLVAGAVELVGSSGAIAALALGLSIGNRGFVKRQISSVYLSGGYDDRIQRFHAEITFFIRTFFFVYMGLLFEFGSIDGLQLTVGIAMLCVIVAVRWITSSATSRIGILPKEDSSALFALMPRGLAAAVLATGAAALLVGAPDLPQDLDLTALFLNTTLIVILGTTIIATVLSFRTEKAIDKRKRLELREAS
- a CDS encoding cation:proton antiporter, translated to MLEGIWSAIVDNLWLQLSLLLSVAIASSFLFARFRQPKIIGQLVIGIVIGPSVLGVISVGGTETGNLVEQLANLGAILLLFMIGLECDIKEIYTKRSMTIALGGVIVPWVCGFGLAELMLPEPGIGYDKFSQSVFIGAALVATSVAITAGVLREMKVIGSDTAKILLGAAVVDDVLGMVVLGVSEGTATGAGIDLWELFLLVFASVAFVGLGAYIGSKYIAKGIAAVQKRGLERGIEESGFLLALCIAFVYSVVSEAIGISAIIGAFVAGTSFARCEFRSSYKRQLSVLEMVFAPIFFVSLGVLVDLGEISGTAWLFAALLTVVAFLSKIAGCSIPARLLGLSKRDSISIGIGMSPRLEVAMIIGLYGLTIGIISKEIYSVIILMGLLTAVFTPFLLRRSMRGTPTSEEACPVEPRQGAEQDAVVERLRG
- a CDS encoding CBS domain-containing protein codes for the protein MKDAAKDTARWIIMSDRRLVTFRCYAHNQYLGASEIARDTGRSIQNVGTALKELDERRVVSQLEPGRRTWKKFGLTSFGKSVLNLVERELSVGMFERMADELSFRFVRDAYRLVVTNPIVVTKGMRLHEVVDRVLADPRTRSAYVVDDKRRLIGMIGLTEMLAAIQGSLSLFEKGRQQPRSKRIPLPFSVEEYMTKPVTVTEDDRLLAALEKMKKHGLEDLPVIDEHNTLVGELNGFEILLLGSEVMKRQRRG
- a CDS encoding NAD/NADP octopine/nopaline dehydrogenase family protein, whose protein sequence is MPYKKRKRERKPTFAVLGAGHGGLAMAGHLALLGFRTRLWNRSRERTDHVSDRGGIELEGVIEGFGQVELATDDIGAAIDGADVIMVVVPATGHRDIAKLCAPHLSRNQVVVLNPGRTFGALEFLKVLNEEEASATPTLAEAQTFIYVSRHTDFAHARIMQIKNSVPLAAIPAHKTPEVLDIVRKALPEFVAATNVLETSLDNIGAIFHPTLTILNASRIESTHGDFEYYLEGVSPSTARIVEAADMERVALGTALGVHLHTAREWLYLAYASAGRTLHDAIQATPGYKGVRAPSTLTHRYILEDVPMSLVPMVSVGKLLGVKTPTLNALIHMASLIHARDFWAEGRTVQKLGLAGMSVEDIRMLAVRGVSK
- a CDS encoding cobalamin B12-binding domain-containing protein, producing MKMRILAASIGNCVHTAGIQAFLEIARTLGHDTVFLGPAVPVDRLAEAIVEHKPDAVAVSYRLTPESAKVIFDELQSEITRSPDIKKNRKFFFGGTPPVAALAVKTGMFDTCFDGSEPEKAVVALLQGTPLVKSASEYASDLVTRVQSSQPLPLVRHHFGLPSMKDTIEGARKIAESGLLDILSIAPDQSAQESFFRPREMDSRLDGAGGVPLRSPADLQALYEATRTGSYPLLRCYSGTRDLIRWAEMLKDTINTAWGAVPLTWYSELDGRSKRTLRDAIAENQQAMKWYAEHGIPVEVNESHQWALRRSGDVVELATAYLAAHNAKALGVRDYVCQFMFDTPKGISPAMDIAKMLAKLELVESIKNGEFRVIRMVRSGLTSFSSSANVAKGQLAASVYAAMPLNPHIVHVVGYSEGDHVSTAEEVIESCEIAQGAIMKALLGGVRPETDPKVMVRKASLIEETRYLLDAIKRLKRTNSHDPLTSPETIAEAIREGLLDASDLRGSGVARGKIVTSIVDGASVAIGSNTGKPITEKERIQELAVCEHDLDLAEI